Below is a window of Campylobacter concisus DNA.
GTTATTGTTACTTTAGAGTTAGAACCCTCTGTAACTATCTTTTCACCTTGGTATACAATATCTCCTACACTTAATTGTCTTACCTCTCCTGTTAAGTCATTAAGTGCTCTTGCTATTCCTCCGTTTACGCTTTTAACTACTCCGGCTTCTTTAGCCATCATATTCTCCTTATTGTTATATTATTTGAAATTTTGAATGAATTATATAAATTTTAGAAGGGTTTGTATATTGTACTGGGGTACAATAAAGACTAACCTGTAAATTAAGCTCAGCATTATTATTGACTGCGTTTTCGTTTATATTAACATGACCACTCAACTTAATCATCAAAAATTTTTAACATTATTGAAGTCGATAGTATCGTTACATATTCCACAATCGATGGTAGGATATTGGTTAAGCTCACACTGTCTTTTACAATTTGATATTTCACTTTAGGTGTAACCCAAGTTAAAATAAAAAGTAGTAGAAAATACCTTTTATAAAGGTGGATTGATATTATTATTTTTTGTTGCTTATTTTGCTATTCTCTACACCATCTAACTTATTTTATTGCTACGTTAACTAGTTGTTAAAGCCAAAAATTAGAACAGTTACTAGAATAATATAAGATTAAAAACTGTAGTAATTTTATTTAGAGTAAAACCCAAGAAATTCTTGGGTTTTTAAGAGATTATAAATCGTGCGTAATGCTATCTTCTATTTTGATCGTTACAGTATGTGTCGTTTCGTTGTTTGTAACTGTTGTAGAATACGTTCTATCGCCTTTATTTTGCCATATAGACTCATCGGTCTTATGGATAGTATCGTCGCTACCACCTTTTATGGTAAGAGTATCACCGGTAGTTTTATTGACGTCTAGCACGTCTTGTGCGGTGATGTTTAGTTTTGCGCCGTTTATACTCGTCATATCTACAGATTTTACGTTTTTATCCGTTATAGCAGATAACTGGGATAGATCCACGGTTTTATCGCCTTCCATATTGGTTATATTTACATCTCCGTTTGTATGAGTTATAGATACTTTGTTTTCAAAATTTAAGTTATTAAATCCAGCAGAAGCTCCGTTTTTCAAAACTAAAGTATTATTGTCTCCATCTCCGTTTATAGCTATGCTACCTGAATTATTTATAGTAGCTCCACCACTTATACTTATAGTATCATTGCCCTCATTGCCTCGAACCGAAGAGTTCGTCAAAGTAGCTCCAGAATTTATATTTATAGTATCGTTTCCTGCATATCCATAAACGTGACCGCCGTTTAAATTGGCTCCAGAATTTATATTGATAATATCATTACCTTCGCCTGCACTTATATGCGTACCGCTTTCGAAATTAGACCCTGAATTTATATTTACAACATCATTACCGCTTCCGGTTCCTATTCCGGTTCCTTGTATTGCGCTTGTCGTTTTAAATGTAGTATCGGTAGCATTTACAGTATCGTTACCCTCTTTCGTCCAGATATTAGTATCGTTTACAGTAACGTTATATAAATTTACGGTATCGTTGCCAGTTCCAGTATCGACCTTGACGTTTTTATTGTAGTCATTGTCGACTTTGTTTAGATTCATATTTCTTATTGTAACAGTATCGTCGCCATCTCCACTAATAATTTTACCACCGACAAAACCTTCTTTATTAGCTCCTCCGTCGATTTCTATAATATCGTTACCAGCATTACCTTCAATATCACCCTTAACGACGGCACCGTCCAAAACTTTAATCGTATCGTTACCGTCGTCGCCGTGAATATATTCTTTTACCGTAGTACCCTTTCCGGTTACAGTTATACTATCATTACCCCATCTTCCGACTATACCGTCTACGTTTGCGCCATTTTCTACTAGGATAGTATCGTCGCCACCTCTACCATTTATGGCGCTAACGTATGTTTGGTTGTCAGATACGGTTATTTTATCATCGCCTTCGTCGCCCCTTACTTCTCCTGTTACTTTTGCGCCATCTTTTACCACGATCTTATCATCGCCGTCTCCGGCAAATATATGCTTCGCACTGGTTCCCGCACCGCTTAAAGTTATAGTATCGATATCGGCACCGCTATCTACTATATCTAAAGCCGGATTTACCTGCTTTTCGTATATATCGTTCATAGTTTTGGTGTCGCCATATATTGCTCCATATACTTTCGCTCCGCCTTCTAAGGATATATTATCTTGTCCGGCATTGCCATATATATTACCTCTTACCTTGGATTCATTTTGTATAGAGATTGTATCTACGCCATCACCGCCTTTGATAGCTTCGTATCTAATTATCCTTCCTTCATCATTCTTGATAGCTCGTCCACTTACCGTAGAATTATTTACGGTTATACCATCATTTCCAGAACCACCAAAAATTTCTACTGTCTCTGCACCGTTTTGAAGATTGACATTATCGTTTCCAACTCCTCCATATACAGATTCTATTTTTGCATTGTCTACTGTTATTTTATCTATGTTATCCGATCCAAACACTTTTAAACTTGGATTAGGATCTACTATCTTAGCTACTGATCCATCATCTGGATAGTTCGAAGCTTTTGCTGTGCTAGTTACTGCTAGGTCTTTAGCATCATCTTGACCAATAGCAAGATTACCATCATTGCTTACATACCAACCGTCTTTATAATTAAACGCGCTAGGGGCGGTAGGATCGTTAGGAGTTAGATAATCTCTACCATCAGTGTGTCTATATACGTGATATCCATTAGGTATAGAAGAGGCAAATGAGTCTAAGAGTGCAGAAGATGTGCTTTCTCCTTTATACGCCGACAAAGGAATTTTTATACTTCCTGCTGGTAAAGCAGGTCCTGTTGCTTCAGCTCCAGCCCCAACAGCACTTCCTCCACTTACACCAAAGCTATTATCTCCACCTGCTGCTAGAGATAAAGCATCTATGCTTCCTACATTAGCATTAATGTTACTAATGTGGCCTCCTTCTGCAAAGCTAGTAGAAGATAAGCTTACGCCATCTCCACCATTACCACCTGCTTGTGGACCACCTGCAGCAGTTTCTTCTAGAGCATTAAGATCTGTTCCTTTTAAGATGGCTTGTTGTAAAGCTGAGATATCAGCTACTGTTTCGTTANNNNNNNNNNNNNNNNNNNNNNNNNNNNNNNNNNNNNNNNNNNNNNNNNNNNNNNNNNNATAAATTAATAAGCTCATCTAATAGATCTTGTAAAGTAATACTTCTTAAACTATTCTCTAAAGCTTCTTGTGCTTTTAGGAAGTGGTTGGTTAAGAGTCCTTCGATCTTGCTACCGAGCGGGCAGGCTTTAGGTGAGTCAGAGTGGATCTTAAAAAGTTTTTCTTTATTATTTACTGCGTTAAAAATTTGAAGGAGGGTTATATCTTTTGGCTCTTTCGCAAGACTTACACCACCAACTCCAGCTACAACATTCACAAGTCCTGCAGCCTTTAGAGTACCAAGTAGGCGCCTAACTATGACCGGATTTGTGTTTATACTGCCTGCTATAAATTCGCTCGTGACTTTCTCGTCTTTGAAAAAACAAGCTGCTAAAACTACATGGATCGCGGTTGAAAACTTGATCCCTACTTGCATAAATGTCCTTGAAATTTTCTCTGATTATACTTTAAATTTTTACTAAAAGCAGTTTATTTTTTAGTTTAGATTTGACAAGTTGGCTTTTTGTGCCAGCTATGTCAAATCTATAATTTTTATGCTCGCTCGCCAACTGCTGTGAAGCATTTTTGTATAAATTTTTTGTTTTTTAGCTCGTCTATGATCGCAAGCGCAAGGTCTGCATAGCTTATATAGCTCTCATTTTTTGAGTTTAAGATGAGATTATCTCCACCAAGCACGTATTTGCCAGTACGAGCACCATTTGCGTCGTAGTCACCTGCTGGGCTTACGTATGTCCAAAGTAAATCGCTCCTATCTTTTAGCTCAAAATAAGACTCCGCAGTCGCCTTTGCCACGCCCATATATGCCGCTGGGAAGTCTGGGGTGTCCATAACCATAGTGCCTTTGCTATCAACAAATAACGTGCCAGCGCCACCAACTACGATGAGCCTTGTGCTAGTGCCTTCTAGTAAATTTACTAGGTGAGTGGCCACTTTTTTATGAAGCGCAAATGTTTCTTCGCTCCACGCTGCAAATGCGCTGATAACCGCGTCAAAGCCTGCTAGATTAGCCTTTGTAAGCTCGAAAATATCTTTATAGATAACCTTTACGCTTTCGTTTTTATACTCTTTATTTCTAACTATCGCTGTGACATCATAGCCTTGCTTTAAAGCCTCGTTCACCAAATTTGTACCGCTTTTACCATTTGCGCCTATGATTGCTATTTTCATTATTTCTCTTTTAAATTTTGTTTTTAAATTTACAGCCAGTTTGGCTTTACGTCATCAACTATCACGCCGTCACTCATAGTGTATTGCTCTAGGCTACCGCATTTTGCCTGGATACAGATCATTTTGATGCCGTTTTTGCCAGCTCTAAAGCACCTTTTACCCTCTGGATCTATGCGCACCGCGTCTCCTTTGCCAACTACTATCACTTCGCCATCAATAAAAAGCTCACCCTCACCATCTAGAATGATGTAAAGCTCCTCGTTTTGCTTATGTGCATGGACAAATGGCACGCTCACATTTGCCGGAAGCTCGTTTATAGATACCTCACAGCCAGTTAAATTTAAAGACTCTTTTAGTTCGACTCTTGGTTCGTTTGCGATCTTTGCAACTTGATAATTTTTCATTTTGTTCTCCTTGTCTTTGTGTTGTAATATTTTTATTTACAACCGATGAGCGAAGTATAATAATTTTTAGTTGTAATGTCAAGAGTTACAACAAAATTTTTATCATTTTTAAAATTCAATCTTTAAGCGGCACTAAAGCAGATGCAGGGCATATTTATACAGTTTTTAGCTTGCTTAGCCTCTAGTCAGGTGGCGCCAGAGCTTGCTATGGATGCTTAAATTTATCAGTAAAAGGTGATCATTTTAGATGCAAGAGACCCACTCTCATCACTCTCATGCCGAGCATGGCGGTATGCACATTCACACGAGCAATAAAACTGTTTTAAGAAATTCATTTTTTCTAATTTTCACATTTATGATAGTTGAGGCGGTCTTTGGCTTCGTTTCAAACTCGCTTGCACTCATCAGTGACGCATTTCACATGCTATCAGATGCCGCAGCTCTCTTTTTATCGCTAGTTGCTTTTAAGATCGCCGAAAAAAGAGCAAATTTACAAAAGACCTTTGGCTACAAAAGGGTCGAGATTATCGCCGCTTTTATAAACGCCATCGCTCTTATCGCACTTGCTGTTTTTGTAATAGTAGAAGCGATCATCAGGCTTTTTAACGAGCCAGAGATCAAAGCTGAGACGATGCTTATAGTTAGTATTTTGGGGCTTATTATAAATTTAGTCGTGGCTGTTTATATGCATAAAAGCGCTGATACAAAAGAAAATTTAAATATGAAAGGTGCTTATCTGCACGTGCTTGGTGATACGCTTGGCTCAGTTGGTGCGATTATCGCGGCTTTGTTTGTGATGAAATTTAACTTCACGAAGGCTGATAGTATCGCAAGTATCTTTGTCTCGCTACTCATCATAAAAAGCGGCGCTAGCTTGCTAAAAGATAGCTTTAATATCCTGATCGAAGCGGTGCCGCTTAAGCTTGATACGGATGAAATTTTAGGCGTTATAAAGGGCGTAAATGGCGTTAAAATCGTGCATGACCTGCATATCTGGGCGATAAATGCTGGCACAAATGCGCTCATAGCCCACGTGGTGGTGGATGATGCGCTAAGCGTGGCTGAAATTTCAAATATGATAAAGCACATCGAGCACGAGCTTTCTCACGCAGGCATCGGTCACGTCACGCTTCAGTTTGAGAGCGAGAGCCTTGGACACAAAGATGATCTCATCTGCGAGCTAAATGATGAAGATGATCACTGCGGGCATCATCACTAATCTAAGCTTTATTGATAATTTTTTTGGTTGTTTCTATCTTTTTGTCAGCCCAAAGCACGACGTCTTTTATGGCTAGTTTTTCAATGGCTTTTATGAAATTTTCCATAAATTCGTAGTCGATTTCGCCGTTTTTGGTTGGTAGTTTGATTTTGAAATTTAAACTTTGTGAGCTTCTTAATTTTTGCCCATAAGAAAATTTGCCAAATAGCGATTTTGAAATTACTGTCGTAAAATAAAGCATTGTTTCTTTCGTATATGTTTGTGCGACATTATAATAAACGCCCGTATCGTCCCCTGCGCCAAATTCATAATCTCTATAAAATGTATTGCCGAAAATATCGACAGTTATTGAGTTTGCGGGAAATTTGGCGACAGGATTGGATATATAATTTGCTACTCCGTTATTTGTAACTCCTGCCATTATAAAAGGAATTGCACCTGCTTTTTGGTCTTGTTTTTTAAGTCTTCTGCCTTGCCGTATATTGTCAAATAGACTTTCTAATGTGAATTCACGTGCTACCCCCCCCCGTTTGCTAAATTCGTCAAATTTAGCAAAGGCTGATTTTTCTGATTGTGTTAATTCATAATTTTTAAGCCCAGTGGCGCGTAAATACGCGTCGAGCTCTTCGATAAATTTTTCCATAAAGGAAAAATTTATCTTGCCGCCTAGCGTCGGCAAGAGAATTTTGTCGTTTTTTAATGTTTCTTTTTTTGGATAGTTAGAATAACCTCCGTAATTTAACGCATTTATAGCTGTAGCGATAAAAAGTTGAGCACGATTAGACCAATTTGGCATAGGCATAACTAAAATATTATTTGCTAAAACAAATTTTCCTGAATGATATGTTACGGTTCCAGAATATTCGCCACGAGTTGAAATCGTTAGGCAATCTTTAAATATCTCGTTTTCTGGTAGCTTATCATTTGTATAATAATTTACGCCATTATTTGTAGTAATTCCACTTATGACTGCAACTGAGTTAATACTTGGCTTGTCATATCGTGTTATGTAATTTTTGTTTTTACCATAAATCCAAGTATTTTCAACATCAAATAAATCACCTATACAAAATTCTTTAAATTCCCCGCCACTTGCTTTAAATTCTCGTTCTAAATTTGCAATTCGTTGATTTACAATACTGCTTCTACTGGGACTATCCTTTTTTAAAATTTGCGATACTTCCCAGCTTAGGTAGTCGCTTACGCTCTTTTTAAAATCCGCTAGTGTCGGCATGTTATCTACGGGGCGGGATTTATTCCAGTCTGTGCCATTATCTGGGTCGATTGCCGCTTCGTAATATTCATTTTGCGTGAAAATTTCAAGCTTACTTGCGCCAAAACGCACCAAATTTACCAGCTCATCATAGCGTTCATGTGCGCGGTCGGCGATTTTTAAATTATTACTCGCTTTTTTGCGATTTGATCTTGCGTAGCCGTCGTTTGAAAAGTCAATAAATTTCACCATTTCGTCTTTTTCGTGCTTTTCGCCTACTTTAAAGACGTAGATATTTGTTTGCACGCTTGATTTGCCAACGAAAAGATCGGTTGGCATTTTGATACTCGCGATAAGGGTGTTGCGTTTTAAAATCTTTTTATTAAATTCACGTGCTCTTCCGCTACCAGCTGAGTTTTGTATGATTATGGCGGCGTAGCCTTTGCTCATCATATTTAAAGCAGTTTCTACAAAAATCATACCATTTCCAGGCGCAGAATATGGCGGATTTAGCACAAAAGCGGTTGCGGGAAATTTCTCTTTAATATCACCAAAGCCATATTCGCCACTAAAATCATTTAAACTATCTTTATTTAAAATATTTGAGCTTCCATCACCCATCATTATCATGTTTAAAACTGCTAGCATATAAATAGATGGAAGAATTTCAAGTCCTAAAAGTTGTTCTGCTTTTATCTTTAGCTCTTTTTGCTTAAATTCTTCAGGTGATTTTATATTATCTTTAGCATCTTTTATCATCTCATTCATAGCAGCCACTAAGAGTCCAGCTGAGCCTGTGGCAAAATCCCAGACATAACTATCTTTATTTACCCGTGCAAGGCGCACTAAAAGCGTCGCAACATATGAAGGCGTAAGAACAACATCATTTAATTTATCTTGCGAAAAACCCAGCCATGAATACATTTCGTTAAATAGTTTGCCAGTAAAATCAGTGGTAAGTCCGATTTTGTAATAAATTCCCAAATCATCAACTATTTTGCAAAATACTCTTTTAAGCTGTGTTTGTCCATCTGAAATTTTGTTTATATTTTCAGACAAAATCGTATTTGAGAGTGTGCGAAGGATGAGATCTTTTTTATCTGTTGGAATATTTTTGCACTCTAGAAAAGCTTTTATCTTTCTCATTAAAATTTCGCCATCAGTGTTGCCTTGCTCCGGTGATGATTTTAGCTGTGATTTTTCTAGTGGAGCGACCCTGCCAGGTATGCCAAGGGTAGCGATGATAGAGGCTGCGACTAGATAGACGCGGTCGTTTTCGCCAAGTCCTTTTTCGTTATTATAAATATCATTATTTAGCTTTACTAAACTTGTATCGATCTCTTTTTCGCGCTTTTGTTTTATCTTTTCAAGCTCATCGTGTGATAAATTTAGATCTTTTAGGCTTTTTGCAAATTCATCAAAATTTGATCCTTTTAAAAATGAAAGGTCGCTAAAATCGCTAACTTTTTGTCCTATG
It encodes the following:
- a CDS encoding cupin domain-containing protein, coding for MKNYQVAKIANEPRVELKESLNLTGCEVSINELPANVSVPFVHAHKQNEELYIILDGEGELFIDGEVIVVGKGDAVRIDPEGKRCFRAGKNGIKMICIQAKCGSLEQYTMSDGVIVDDVKPNWL
- a CDS encoding cation diffusion facilitator family transporter, which gives rise to MQETHSHHSHAEHGGMHIHTSNKTVLRNSFFLIFTFMIVEAVFGFVSNSLALISDAFHMLSDAAALFLSLVAFKIAEKRANLQKTFGYKRVEIIAAFINAIALIALAVFVIVEAIIRLFNEPEIKAETMLIVSILGLIINLVVAVYMHKSADTKENLNMKGAYLHVLGDTLGSVGAIIAALFVMKFNFTKADSIASIFVSLLIIKSGASLLKDSFNILIEAVPLKLDTDEILGVIKGVNGVKIVHDLHIWAINAGTNALIAHVVVDDALSVAEISNMIKHIEHELSHAGIGHVTLQFESESLGHKDDLICELNDEDDHCGHHH
- a CDS encoding restriction endonuclease subunit S, which codes for MLKKDSPSRSSIVNQRIANLEREFKASGGEFKEFCIGDLFDVENTWIYGKNKNYITRYDKPSINSVAVISGITTNNGVNYYTNDKLPENEIFKDCLTISTRGEYSGTVTYHSGKFVLANNILVMPMPNWSNRAQLFIATAINALNYGGYSNYPKKETLKNDKILLPTLGGKINFSFMEKFIEELDAYLRATGLKNYELTQSEKSAFAKFDEFSKRGGVAREFTLESLFDNIRQGRRLKKQDQKAGAIPFIMAGVTNNGVANYISNPVAKFPANSITVDIFGNTFYRDYEFGAGDDTGVYYNVAQTYTKETMLYFTTVISKSLFGKFSYGQKLRSSQSLNFKIKLPTKNGEIDYEFMENFIKAIEKLAIKDVVLWADKKIETTKKIINKA
- a CDS encoding NAD(P)-dependent oxidoreductase — protein: MKIAIIGANGKSGTNLVNEALKQGYDVTAIVRNKEYKNESVKVIYKDIFELTKANLAGFDAVISAFAAWSEETFALHKKVATHLVNLLEGTSTRLIVVGGAGTLFVDSKGTMVMDTPDFPAAYMGVAKATAESYFELKDRSDLLWTYVSPAGDYDANGARTGKYVLGGDNLILNSKNESYISYADLALAIIDELKNKKFIQKCFTAVGERA
- a CDS encoding beta strand repeat-containing protein, producing the protein NETVADISALQQAILKGTDLNALEETAAGGPQAGGNGGDGVSLSSTSFAEGGHISNINANVGSIDALSLAAGGDNSFGVSGGSAVGAGAEATGPALPAGSIKIPLSAYKGESTSSALLDSFASSIPNGYHVYRHTDGRDYLTPNDPTAPSAFNYKDGWYVSNDGNLAIGQDDAKDLAVTSTAKASNYPDDGSVAKIVDPNPSLKVFGSDNIDKITVDNAKIESVYGGVGNDNVNLQNGAETVEIFGGSGNDGITVNNSTVSGRAIKNDEGRIIRYEAIKGGDGVDTISIQNESKVRGNIYGNAGQDNISLEGGAKVYGAIYGDTKTMNDIYEKQVNPALDIVDSGADIDTITLSGAGTSAKHIFAGDGDDKIVVKDGAKVTGEVRGDEGDDKITVSDNQTYVSAINGRGGDDTILVENGANVDGIVGRWGNDSITVTGKGTTVKEYIHGDDGNDTIKVLDGAVVKGDIEGNAGNDIIEIDGGANKEGFVGGKIISGDGDDTVTIRNMNLNKVDNDYNKNVKVDTGTGNDTVNLYNVTVNDTNIWTKEGNDTVNATDTTFKTTSAIQGTGIGTGSGNDVVNINSGSNFESGTHISAGEGNDIININSGANLNGGHVYGYAGNDTININSGATLTNSSVRGNEGNDTISISGGATINNSGSIAINGDGDNNTLVLKNGASAGFNNLNFENKVSITHTNGDVNITNMEGDKTVDLSQLSAITDKNVKSVDMTSINGAKLNITAQDVLDVNKTTGDTLTIKGGSDDTIHKTDESIWQNKGDRTYSTTVTNNETTHTVTIKIEDSITHDL
- a CDS encoding Rrf2 family transcriptional regulator; protein product: MQVGIKFSTAIHVVLAACFFKDEKVTSEFIAGSINTNPVIVRRLLGTLKAAGLVNVVAGVGGVSLAKEPKDITLLQIFNAVNNKEKLFKIHSDSPKACPLGSKIEGLLTNHFLKAQEALENSLRSITLQDLLDELINL